Proteins encoded together in one Microbacterium sp. zg-Y625 window:
- a CDS encoding biotin--[acetyl-CoA-carboxylase] ligase — protein MTLPTAGFPLAAAVSPRLQVVESTDSTNAHLIRDLEHDPAGHPHLSVLLTDDQRAGRGRLDRSWTTPPGTALAVSVLVRVPDLPAHARGWIPLVAGAAMTRALTDVLSGHVHKVALKWPNDVLLDGGKVCGILAEVVPGDPSAVVVGAGVNTSMRRVDLPVPTATSFAAVGVDVDLDDLLARYLRHLDEQLAALAGTGGDAAASGVRAEVEERCDTIGRDVSVSMPDGGVLVGRAVRLDADGRLVVEVSGVETMVSAGDVVHVR, from the coding sequence ATGACGCTCCCCACCGCAGGCTTCCCGCTCGCAGCGGCCGTCTCGCCCCGGCTGCAGGTCGTCGAATCGACCGACTCCACCAACGCCCACCTCATCCGCGACCTCGAGCACGATCCCGCCGGTCATCCGCACCTGTCGGTGCTGCTCACCGACGACCAGCGCGCCGGCCGCGGTCGCCTGGACCGGTCTTGGACGACGCCGCCGGGCACGGCGCTGGCGGTGTCGGTGCTGGTGCGCGTGCCCGATCTTCCCGCACACGCGCGCGGCTGGATCCCCCTCGTCGCCGGAGCGGCGATGACGCGCGCGCTGACGGATGTGCTGAGCGGGCACGTCCACAAGGTGGCGCTGAAGTGGCCGAACGACGTGCTGCTGGACGGTGGCAAGGTGTGCGGCATCCTCGCCGAGGTGGTTCCCGGCGATCCTTCGGCGGTCGTCGTGGGGGCAGGGGTGAACACCAGCATGCGCCGGGTCGACCTGCCGGTGCCCACCGCGACGTCGTTCGCCGCAGTGGGGGTGGACGTCGACCTCGACGACCTGCTCGCCCGCTATCTGCGCCACCTCGACGAGCAGCTGGCCGCCCTCGCAGGCACCGGTGGCGACGCCGCGGCATCCGGAGTGCGTGCCGAGGTCGAGGAGCGCTGCGACACGATCGGCCGTGACGTCTCGGTGAGCATGCCCGACGGCGGCGTGCTCGTCGGCCGGGCCGTGCGGCTGGACGCGGACGGCCGCCTCGTGGTCGAGGTCTCCGGAGTGGAGACGATGGTCTCGGCCGGCGACGTCGTGCACGTGCGCTGA
- a CDS encoding PH domain-containing protein — protein MTQPMSFAGRPLTPAPGAPTPELRVARVRGHARRMFWPALVLIAVAGAVGYFFGHVPAPFEDWMLPTAAAVIVLILVVLPYLTWLSRTYTITTRRVIARSGLFTTHRTEVAHARGYTIRERRGPLQRLWGSGTLILSNGVDAPVVLKNIPAVSLVHEVLADQVEVSQILAHRDSHAIPTVAQPAGPPPPLPGR, from the coding sequence GTGACCCAGCCCATGAGCTTCGCGGGGCGTCCGCTGACGCCGGCGCCCGGCGCGCCGACGCCCGAACTGAGAGTGGCGCGCGTGCGAGGGCATGCGCGGCGCATGTTCTGGCCGGCGCTGGTGCTCATCGCCGTGGCCGGGGCGGTCGGCTACTTCTTCGGGCACGTGCCGGCACCCTTCGAGGACTGGATGCTGCCGACCGCGGCGGCGGTCATCGTGCTGATCCTGGTCGTGCTGCCGTACCTGACCTGGCTGTCGCGCACCTACACGATCACGACCCGGCGCGTCATCGCGCGGTCGGGGCTGTTCACCACCCACCGCACCGAAGTCGCCCACGCACGCGGCTACACCATCCGTGAGCGCCGGGGACCGCTGCAGCGGCTGTGGGGGTCGGGCACCCTGATCCTGTCCAATGGCGTGGACGCGCCGGTCGTGTTGAAGAACATCCCCGCGGTGTCGCTCGTGCACGAGGTGCTCGCCGACCAGGTCGAGGTGAGTCAGATCCTCGCGCACCGGGATTCCCACGCCATCCCGACGGTCGCCCAGCCCGCAGGCCCGCCGCCGCCGCTTCCGGGGCGCTGA